The window GCATTGCAACGCAAACGGGCGAGAGCAAGTGGATCACCGGTCCAGCATCTCGCGGTGCCGTGCATGAACTACGTGCCAGCGTCGATGCCATCGCGGTGGGAATGGGGACAGTCATTGCGGACAATCCTTTGCTGACCGTTCGGCTGTCCGAGCTTGCAAAAGTTTCCGCGGCCAAGAGTACTCACACCGAGGATCGATCCAACCAATTGGTTCGGTTGGTTTATTCCCGCTCGCGATTGCCGGATCTGCAAAGCCAGCTTGTTCAGACCGCTTCGCAGACGCCCACCTGGCTTATCGCGGGACCACAGATTGCCAACGCGGATCTCGCACGACTGGCGGATCACGACGTCGAGACTTGGCAATGCGAATCCGCTGATCCAATCGAAATGGTTCAGCAGTCTCTGCTTTGGCTGGGCAGCAAAGACAACCCACGCGGTCTCGCAATGACCCACCTGATGGTTGAAGGCGGCAGCCAATTGCTCGGCAGCTTTGCCGCCGCGGATCAGATCGATGAGGTACACGCCTTCATCGCTGGCAAATGCATCGGCGGACGATCAGCCCCTGGGCCACTGGGTGACCCTGGGATCAAAGCCTTATCCGATGCGACGTCGCTGCGAATGAGCCGCGTGGACTCATTCGACAACGACGTGCGATTGATCTA of the Rhodopirellula baltica SH 1 genome contains:
- the ribD gene encoding bifunctional diaminohydroxyphosphoribosylaminopyrimidine deaminase/5-amino-6-(5-phosphoribosylamino)uracil reductase RibD, with the translated sequence MPSETNAAPNGHSAVDVRWMTEAIELAYQGRGKVEPNPPVGCALVRDSVCIGKGYHQRFGGPHAEVEALSSCDDATGATAYVSLEPCCHHGKTPPCADALIRAKVARVVVSVVDPFDQVDGGGIEKLRAAGIEVVTGIAKEAGEELLAAYLKRVRTGMPWVIAKWAMSLDGRIATQTGESKWITGPASRGAVHELRASVDAIAVGMGTVIADNPLLTVRLSELAKVSAAKSTHTEDRSNQLVRLVYSRSRLPDLQSQLVQTASQTPTWLIAGPQIANADLARLADHDVETWQCESADPIEMVQQSLLWLGSKDNPRGLAMTHLMVEGGSQLLGSFAAADQIDEVHAFIAGKCIGGRSAPGPLGDPGIKALSDATSLRMSRVDSFDNDVRLIYRR